A window from Microbacterium ginsengiterrae encodes these proteins:
- a CDS encoding acyl carrier protein, giving the protein MAFTKDEVLAGLAELITDETGIDSSEVALEKSFTDDLDIDSISMMTIVVNAEEKFGVTIPDDEVKNLKTVADAVNFIVAGQA; this is encoded by the coding sequence ATGGCTTTCACCAAGGATGAGGTCCTCGCCGGCCTCGCCGAGCTCATCACCGACGAGACCGGCATCGACAGCTCCGAAGTCGCGCTCGAGAAGTCCTTCACGGACGACCTCGACATCGACTCGATCTCGATGATGACCATCGTCGTCAACGCCGAGGAGAAGTTCGGCGTCACCATCCCCGACGACGAGGTCAAGAACCTGAAGACGGTCGCTGACGCGGTCAACTTCATCGTCGCAGGCCAGGCGTAA
- a CDS encoding DUF3145 domain-containing protein: MATAYARGVVYIHSAPRALCPHLEWAVGRAIGRAVNFDWADQPVLEGARRAEFYWDGPVGTGAALATAIRGWEHLRFEVTEDPTPRSDGGRWLHTPDLGIHYAQTDAAGNIVIGEDRIRYAMEIAAGSAIELQRELDVALGSAWDEELEPFRHASDDTSVVWLHKVG; this comes from the coding sequence ATGGCGACGGCTTACGCACGCGGAGTGGTGTACATCCACTCCGCACCTCGCGCGCTCTGCCCGCACCTCGAATGGGCGGTGGGACGCGCCATCGGTCGTGCGGTGAACTTCGACTGGGCTGATCAGCCCGTGCTCGAAGGTGCCCGCCGTGCCGAGTTCTACTGGGACGGTCCGGTCGGCACCGGTGCTGCTCTCGCGACCGCGATCCGCGGCTGGGAGCATCTGCGTTTCGAAGTGACAGAGGACCCGACACCGCGCAGCGACGGCGGACGGTGGCTCCACACTCCCGACCTCGGCATCCACTACGCTCAGACCGACGCAGCGGGGAACATCGTGATCGGCGAGGACCGGATCCGCTACGCCATGGAGATCGCTGCAGGCAGCGCGATCGAGCTTCAGCGCGAGCTCGATGTCGCGCTCGGCTCCGCCTGGGATGAGGAGCTCGAACCGTTCCGTCACGCCAGCGACGACACCAGCGTCGTGTGGCTCCACAAGGTGGGCTGA
- a CDS encoding PucR family transcriptional regulator has protein sequence MDKAATLAWLRRISGDLATATIQRLEETLPWYADMPPARRSAVGLVAQAGITSFIQWFDDPTSTPWIAADIFAAAPRELLRSVSLTQTLQLIRVTVEITEERIAGKGEMLREAILLYSRDVAFAAADVYARAAEARGLWDARLEALVVDSILTGEADEELPSRIAALGWHGHGEVCVLVGTTPPQFDVDHVRRTARKLAVDVLIGVQGSRLVLVLGRARVAGKDEEQEELAFEEIAARLEPSFGPGYVVLGPPVTALVDAGQSARAALAGFAVARAWRTAPRPVEADDLLPERALAGDPLAKQTLIDRIYRPLQAHSTDLVTTLWSYLDNGRSLEATARELFVHPNTVRYRLKRVSEVIGWDATGPREALILQTALILGSIGTAESVRRRPSARRTR, from the coding sequence ATGGACAAGGCCGCGACGCTCGCCTGGCTGCGCCGCATCTCTGGTGATCTCGCGACCGCGACGATCCAACGGCTCGAGGAGACGCTGCCCTGGTACGCCGACATGCCACCGGCCCGCCGCTCTGCGGTCGGGCTGGTGGCACAGGCCGGCATCACGTCGTTCATCCAGTGGTTCGACGATCCGACGTCCACCCCGTGGATCGCGGCGGATATCTTCGCGGCGGCTCCGCGAGAGCTGCTGCGCAGCGTCAGCCTCACTCAGACGTTGCAGTTGATCCGCGTCACGGTCGAGATCACCGAGGAGCGCATCGCAGGTAAGGGCGAGATGCTCCGCGAAGCGATCCTGCTGTACTCCCGCGACGTCGCCTTCGCGGCCGCGGATGTGTACGCACGCGCCGCGGAGGCTCGTGGACTCTGGGACGCGCGTCTTGAGGCGCTCGTAGTGGACTCGATCCTCACCGGCGAAGCCGACGAGGAGCTGCCGAGCCGAATCGCGGCCCTCGGTTGGCACGGCCATGGCGAGGTGTGCGTTCTGGTCGGCACCACACCGCCGCAGTTCGACGTCGACCACGTGCGGCGCACGGCCCGCAAGCTCGCCGTCGACGTGCTCATCGGCGTTCAGGGGTCGCGTCTCGTCCTCGTCCTCGGACGCGCACGGGTCGCCGGGAAGGATGAGGAGCAGGAAGAACTCGCCTTCGAAGAGATCGCCGCCCGCCTCGAGCCGTCGTTCGGCCCCGGCTACGTCGTTCTCGGCCCGCCGGTCACTGCCCTGGTCGACGCCGGCCAGAGCGCACGCGCGGCCCTCGCCGGTTTCGCCGTGGCGCGCGCCTGGCGCACGGCTCCCCGGCCCGTCGAAGCGGACGACCTCCTCCCCGAGCGTGCGCTGGCCGGCGATCCGCTGGCGAAGCAGACCCTCATCGACCGGATCTATCGCCCTCTGCAGGCCCACTCGACGGACCTGGTGACGACCCTGTGGAGCTATCTCGACAACGGCCGCTCCCTTGAGGCGACGGCCCGGGAACTCTTCGTGCACCCCAACACCGTGCGCTACCGCCTCAAGCGCGTCAGCGAGGTCATCGGGTGGGATGCGACCGGGCCGCGCGAGGCGCTGATCCTGCAGACCGCGCTCATCCTCGGTTCCATCGGGACGGCGGAGAGCGTGCGCCGGCGGCCGTCCGCTCGTCGCACGCGCTGA
- a CDS encoding beta-ketoacyl-[acyl-carrier-protein] synthase family protein: MTKRIVVTGIGATSAIGGTAPENWANLLAGMSGGRSLEHEWVSELELPVTFAAEAMVRPEEVLARPVAKRLDPSSQFALIAAMEAWADAGEPDVDPDRLGVDFATGIGGVWTLLDAWDTLREKGPRRVMPMTVPMLMPNSAAGNISLHFTARAFARTVASACASSTESLVNAYEHLQAGLADVVIAGGTESAIHPITIASFASMQALSRRNDDPATASRPYSADRDGFVMGEGAAVLILETEEHAKARGAKIYAELVGGGVTADAYHITANAPEGAARAVRMALDTAGRTPDDITHVNAHATSTPVGDPNEYAALKDVIGDRVHEIPVSATKASTGHLLGGTGALEAIFTVLAIRDRVAPPTININTQDPEIPLRVSGEAQPLGDGPQLAISNSFGFGGHNAVAAFADYDG, encoded by the coding sequence ATGACCAAGCGCATCGTCGTCACCGGTATCGGCGCCACCTCCGCCATCGGCGGCACAGCCCCTGAGAACTGGGCCAACCTGCTGGCAGGCATGTCCGGAGGACGTTCCCTCGAGCACGAGTGGGTCTCCGAACTGGAGCTCCCCGTCACCTTCGCCGCAGAAGCGATGGTGCGTCCCGAGGAGGTCCTCGCCCGTCCGGTCGCGAAGCGCCTCGACCCGTCGTCGCAGTTCGCCCTCATCGCGGCGATGGAGGCCTGGGCGGATGCCGGAGAGCCCGATGTCGACCCCGACCGGCTCGGTGTGGACTTCGCCACCGGCATCGGCGGCGTCTGGACGCTGCTGGACGCCTGGGACACGCTGCGAGAGAAGGGCCCCCGGCGCGTCATGCCCATGACCGTGCCGATGCTCATGCCGAACTCGGCGGCCGGCAACATCTCCCTCCACTTCACGGCGCGCGCGTTCGCCCGCACCGTCGCCTCCGCGTGCGCGTCGAGCACCGAATCACTCGTCAACGCGTACGAGCACCTGCAGGCCGGGCTCGCCGACGTCGTCATCGCAGGAGGCACCGAATCGGCGATCCACCCGATCACCATCGCCTCGTTCGCATCGATGCAGGCGCTCTCCCGGCGCAACGACGATCCTGCCACCGCGTCGCGTCCGTACTCCGCCGACCGTGACGGCTTCGTCATGGGTGAGGGCGCGGCCGTGCTCATCCTCGAGACCGAGGAGCACGCGAAGGCGCGCGGCGCGAAGATCTACGCTGAGCTCGTGGGTGGCGGCGTCACCGCCGACGCCTACCACATCACCGCCAACGCTCCTGAGGGGGCCGCACGAGCGGTGCGAATGGCCCTGGACACCGCCGGTCGCACCCCCGACGACATCACGCACGTCAACGCCCACGCCACGTCGACCCCGGTGGGCGACCCGAACGAGTACGCCGCGCTGAAGGATGTCATCGGGGACCGCGTCCACGAGATCCCCGTGTCGGCCACGAAGGCATCGACCGGCCACCTCCTCGGCGGTACCGGCGCACTCGAGGCGATCTTCACCGTCCTCGCGATCCGCGACCGCGTCGCTCCCCCGACGATCAACATCAACACGCAGGACCCCGAGATCCCGCTGCGCGTCTCCGGAGAGGCGCAGCCTCTGGGAGATGGCCCCCAGCTGGCGATCAGCAACTCGTTCGGGTTCGGCGGGCACAACGCCGTCGCCGCTTTCGCCGACTACGACGGCTGA
- a CDS encoding beta-ketoacyl-ACP synthase 3 translates to MTATLKQATGPQYTRILSYGAARGENAVPNDDLVGPIDSSDEWIRQRTGIVTRVRADKGTDAIDLASAAGAEAIEKSGVAASDVDLVIVATISNPRQSPSVSAIVADRVGANPAAAYDMNAACAGYAYAIAQADALIRAGAARYALVIGAEKLSDVVDPTDRSISFLLGDGAGAALIGPSETPGIAPAVWGSDGSKSEVVAMNGTLTQFRDGEVPWPTLRQEGPTVFRWAVWEMAKVAREALEVAGVEASDLAAFIPHQANMRIIDEFAKQLKLPDSTVIARDIETTGNTSAASIPLASHRLMTEHPELSGGLALQIGFGAGLVFAAQVVVLP, encoded by the coding sequence GTGACCGCCACGCTCAAGCAGGCCACCGGGCCGCAGTACACCCGCATCCTCTCGTACGGTGCCGCGCGCGGCGAGAACGCGGTGCCCAACGACGATCTGGTCGGCCCCATCGACTCCAGCGACGAGTGGATCCGTCAGCGGACCGGCATCGTCACGCGCGTGCGCGCCGACAAGGGCACCGACGCGATCGACCTCGCCTCCGCCGCAGGCGCGGAGGCGATCGAGAAATCGGGCGTCGCGGCATCCGACGTCGATCTCGTCATCGTGGCGACCATCAGCAACCCGCGCCAGTCGCCCTCCGTCTCTGCGATCGTCGCCGACCGCGTCGGCGCCAACCCGGCCGCAGCCTACGACATGAACGCCGCCTGCGCGGGATACGCGTACGCGATCGCACAGGCCGACGCCCTCATCCGCGCGGGCGCTGCACGCTACGCGCTGGTGATCGGCGCGGAGAAGCTCTCCGACGTCGTGGACCCGACCGACCGCAGCATCTCCTTCCTCCTCGGCGACGGCGCCGGCGCCGCGCTGATCGGACCGAGCGAGACGCCCGGCATCGCCCCCGCGGTGTGGGGCTCGGACGGCTCGAAGTCCGAGGTCGTCGCCATGAACGGCACGCTCACCCAGTTCCGCGACGGCGAGGTGCCGTGGCCCACGCTGCGTCAGGAAGGCCCGACGGTCTTCCGCTGGGCGGTGTGGGAAATGGCCAAGGTCGCCCGCGAAGCCCTCGAGGTCGCCGGTGTCGAGGCATCCGATCTGGCCGCCTTCATCCCGCACCAGGCGAACATGCGCATCATCGATGAGTTCGCCAAGCAGCTGAAGCTGCCCGATTCCACCGTGATCGCGCGCGACATCGAGACCACGGGCAACACCTCAGCCGCGTCGATCCCGCTCGCCAGCCACCGTCTCATGACCGAGCACCCCGAGCTGTCCGGTGGACTCGCCCTGCAGATCGGCTTCGGCGCCGGCCTCGTCTTCGCCGCGCAGGTCGTCGTCCTCCCCTGA
- a CDS encoding acyltransferase domain-containing protein, which produces MIVVACPGQGSQTPGFLAPWLELDGVADSLALFSEAAEVDLIEHGTTSDADTIRDTRIAQPLIVAASLIAAQALRARAGRDGDGVAGHSVGELAAIVGAGVVSAEEAMRLVGVRGRAMADAAAQAPTGMSAVLGGDEDAVLARLAELELTPANYNGGGQIVAAGALTALSALAEAPAKGTRVIPLQVAGAFHTSYMSSAVDALRAAVAEAAPNDPAMTLWTNRDGSVVTTGAQALELITGQVSSPVRWDLCMASFAEAGITGMIELAPAGALTGLAKRGLRGTPVVAVKTPDDLDAAADLLHAAASERNETK; this is translated from the coding sequence GTGATTGTCGTCGCCTGCCCCGGACAGGGCTCCCAGACTCCTGGTTTCCTCGCCCCTTGGCTCGAGCTCGACGGCGTGGCCGACAGCCTCGCCCTGTTCTCGGAAGCCGCCGAGGTCGATCTGATCGAGCACGGCACGACGTCGGACGCCGACACGATCCGCGACACGCGCATCGCTCAGCCTCTGATCGTCGCCGCCTCCCTCATCGCCGCACAGGCCCTGCGTGCCCGCGCCGGGCGCGACGGGGACGGCGTCGCCGGTCACTCCGTCGGCGAGTTGGCCGCGATCGTGGGCGCGGGGGTCGTGTCCGCCGAGGAGGCCATGCGTCTCGTCGGCGTCCGCGGACGTGCCATGGCGGACGCCGCAGCGCAGGCGCCCACCGGCATGAGCGCTGTGCTCGGCGGTGATGAGGATGCCGTCCTCGCCCGTCTCGCGGAGCTCGAACTGACCCCGGCGAACTACAACGGCGGTGGCCAGATCGTCGCCGCAGGTGCGCTCACCGCTCTGTCGGCTCTTGCCGAGGCGCCGGCGAAGGGAACGAGGGTGATCCCGTTGCAGGTCGCCGGCGCGTTCCACACGTCCTACATGTCGTCGGCCGTCGACGCCCTCCGCGCCGCCGTCGCCGAGGCCGCGCCGAACGACCCCGCCATGACGCTGTGGACGAACCGGGACGGTTCCGTCGTCACCACCGGCGCGCAGGCGCTCGAGCTCATCACCGGCCAGGTGTCCTCTCCGGTGCGCTGGGATCTGTGCATGGCGTCCTTCGCCGAGGCCGGCATCACCGGCATGATCGAACTGGCCCCCGCAGGAGCGCTCACCGGACTCGCCAAGCGCGGTCTGCGCGGCACCCCCGTCGTCGCCGTGAAGACCCCCGATGATCTCGACGCAGCGGCTGACCTGCTGCACGCAGCCGCCAGCGAGAGGAACGAGACGAAGTGA